A window of the Desulfotignum phosphitoxidans DSM 13687 genome harbors these coding sequences:
- the coaBC gene encoding bifunctional phosphopantothenoylcysteine decarboxylase/phosphopantothenate--cysteine ligase CoaBC → MTILNQKHILLGVTGGIAAYKSVELLRLLKKAGADVDVAMTEAALRFVGKTTFEVLSENPVITDLWEDSHGSVAHIDVAARCDAAVIAPATANCIAKLAHGLADDALTTTFLAVTAPVMICPAMNTHMYENIRVQRNLDVLEQDGIHILDPDTGSLACKTTGPGRLPDPRLIVDRMEHMLTPKDFVGKQVLVSAGPTLEPIDPVRYVSNHSSGKMGYAVARAAEMRGASVTLVTGSVSLDPPVGVETICVQTCQDMADTMLSKMAHADIIIQVAAVADFRPDHRETLKIKKTSDQDRMTLTLVQNPDILRTMGERKRPGQFLVGFAAETHDLAANAVKKIKKKNLDMIAANLVGGKDAGFQTDTNKMTLFFKDGSKTDIPLMDKQAVAHVLLDNLLTRLDPRG, encoded by the coding sequence GTGACGATATTGAATCAAAAACATATTCTGCTGGGCGTCACCGGCGGAATCGCTGCATACAAATCCGTGGAACTGCTCCGGCTTTTGAAAAAAGCCGGAGCAGACGTGGATGTGGCCATGACGGAGGCCGCGTTGCGGTTTGTGGGCAAAACCACGTTTGAAGTGCTGTCGGAAAATCCCGTGATCACGGATCTGTGGGAAGATTCCCACGGATCCGTGGCCCATATTGATGTGGCAGCAAGATGCGATGCCGCCGTGATCGCGCCGGCCACGGCCAACTGCATTGCCAAGCTGGCTCATGGGCTGGCTGATGATGCATTGACCACCACATTTCTGGCAGTGACGGCCCCGGTCATGATCTGTCCGGCCATGAACACCCATATGTATGAAAATATCCGGGTCCAGCGAAACCTGGATGTCCTGGAACAGGACGGGATCCATATCCTGGATCCGGACACCGGATCTCTGGCCTGCAAAACCACAGGACCCGGTCGTCTGCCCGATCCCCGGCTCATTGTGGACCGCATGGAACACATGCTGACACCCAAAGATTTTGTCGGCAAACAGGTATTGGTGTCGGCCGGCCCCACCCTGGAGCCCATTGACCCGGTGCGGTATGTGAGCAATCACTCCTCCGGCAAAATGGGGTATGCCGTTGCCAGGGCTGCAGAAATGCGGGGTGCCTCCGTGACCCTGGTCACCGGTTCCGTGAGCCTGGATCCGCCTGTGGGCGTTGAAACAATTTGCGTACAGACCTGCCAGGATATGGCTGATACCATGCTATCTAAAATGGCGCATGCGGATATCATTATCCAGGTGGCGGCGGTGGCGGATTTCCGGCCGGACCACCGGGAAACTCTGAAAATAAAAAAAACATCCGACCAGGACCGCATGACCCTGACCCTGGTGCAGAACCCGGACATTCTTAGAACCATGGGGGAACGCAAGCGACCCGGTCAGTTTCTGGTGGGGTTTGCCGCAGAAACCCATGATCTGGCAGCCAATGCCGTTAAAAAAATCAAGAAAAAAAATCTGGACATGATCGCTGCCAACCTGGTGGGGGGAAAAGACGCGGGCTTTCAGACCGACACCAACAAAATGACCCTGTTTTTCAAAGACGGGTCTAAAACCGATATTCCGCTGATGGACAAACAGGCTGTGGCCCATGTGCTTCTGGACAACCTCCTGACCCGGCTTGATCCGCGCGGTTGA
- a CDS encoding uracil-DNA glycosylase: MTPLDNIPFLTSSVTLLDIIDDLSGYLRCQKQMGLTRVPLSPRSLEILAAWGRPVVPRKPFRHAGPASANVVLVDGAGTFFMGEPGALLKKILAAMKLAEDKVCVCNAPDAEQVFAFLQSVQPVVVIALGDAAARTVTGIQKPVAAIRGKFFDIRGFSVMPTFHPSQLLKDPGLKRPVWEDMQQVMQIHGIVS, translated from the coding sequence ATGACACCTTTGGATAACATCCCTTTTTTGACTTCGAGCGTGACGCTTCTAGACATCATTGATGATCTATCCGGATACCTGCGTTGTCAGAAACAAATGGGACTCACCCGGGTCCCGCTTTCCCCGCGCTCTCTGGAAATTCTGGCTGCCTGGGGCCGGCCGGTCGTACCCCGGAAACCTTTCAGACACGCCGGTCCGGCATCGGCAAACGTGGTGCTGGTGGATGGGGCCGGCACTTTTTTTATGGGTGAGCCAGGCGCACTGTTGAAAAAGATTCTGGCAGCCATGAAACTGGCTGAAGACAAGGTCTGTGTTTGCAATGCCCCGGATGCGGAACAGGTGTTTGCTTTTCTGCAATCGGTTCAGCCGGTGGTGGTGATCGCGCTGGGAGATGCGGCCGCCCGGACCGTGACCGGGATTCAGAAGCCCGTGGCAGCCATCCGGGGAAAATTTTTTGACATCCGGGGGTTTTCCGTGATGCCCACGTTTCATCCATCCCAGCTGCTCAAAGATCCGGGCCTGAAGCGTCCGGTGTGGGAAGACATGCAGCAGGTCATGCAGATCCACGGTATTGTGTCATGA